In Candidatus Binataceae bacterium, a genomic segment contains:
- a CDS encoding LLM class F420-dependent oxidoreductase, with protein MKIALFGINYGPCADPRAASDVARAAEAAGFESLWTGEHIVLPDPQAPPSPAAPETPFVDSLIALTFVAAQTRTIRLGTGIIILPQRNPVVLAKELASTDVLANGRLIFGIGVGYLKPEFEAIGAPFDHKGPRSEEFLRAMIALWTMDKPEFRGRYVSFGGVNAMPRPVQKPHPEIVFGGHTGEAFSRAARLAKGWYGFALDLETTRKHLNGLKAACTEAGRRFEELEISVTPSRRIDRDEAKRFADAGVHRLILLHRQNDAAGVMRFVGECERELVGKV; from the coding sequence ATGAAGATAGCGCTGTTCGGAATCAACTATGGGCCGTGCGCGGATCCACGCGCGGCCAGCGATGTCGCGCGCGCCGCGGAAGCCGCCGGCTTCGAGAGCCTTTGGACCGGTGAGCATATCGTGCTGCCGGACCCTCAGGCGCCGCCCTCGCCGGCGGCACCCGAGACTCCGTTTGTCGACTCTCTGATCGCGCTGACCTTCGTCGCCGCGCAGACCAGGACCATTCGCCTCGGCACCGGAATCATTATCCTGCCGCAGCGCAATCCCGTCGTGTTGGCCAAGGAGCTTGCTTCCACCGACGTGCTCGCCAACGGCCGCCTGATTTTCGGTATCGGCGTCGGCTATCTGAAACCCGAGTTCGAGGCTATCGGCGCGCCCTTCGATCATAAGGGGCCACGCAGCGAGGAATTCCTGCGCGCGATGATCGCGTTATGGACAATGGACAAGCCGGAATTCCGCGGCCGCTATGTCTCGTTCGGCGGCGTCAACGCGATGCCGCGTCCGGTGCAGAAGCCCCATCCGGAAATCGTCTTCGGCGGTCATACCGGCGAGGCGTTCTCCCGCGCCGCGCGCCTGGCCAAGGGATGGTACGGCTTTGCGCTGGACCTCGAGACCACGCGTAAGCATCTCAACGGACTTAAGGCGGCATGCACGGAGGCGGGACGGCGCTTCGAAGAATTGGAGATAAGCGTGACTCCCAGCCGACGCATCGATCGCGACGAGGCGAAGCGTTTTGCCGACGCCGGGGTCCATCGGCTGATCCTGTTGCATCGCCAGAACGACGCGGCGGGCGTGATGCGTTTCGTTGGCGAGTGCGAGCGCGAGTTGGTCGGCAAGGTCTAA
- a CDS encoding ribonuclease HII: MTRHPDLRHERKLWRSNVEVVAGVDEAGVGPMAGPVVAAAVIFAPETFIKGVHDSKQLTPERREELYGLITARAVTWGIGVAEALEIDRLNIYWATREASLRALAALGCTPGHVLVDGRGIADLAHPQTPIVGGDRKSFCIAAASILAKVTRDRMMCEYDARFPGYGFAQHKGYCTPEHFTALRALGPSPIHRRSFAPVFAAAQLAFDIRDLPS, from the coding sequence ATGACCAGGCATCCGGATCTCCGCCACGAGCGCAAGCTCTGGCGCAGCAACGTCGAGGTGGTGGCAGGGGTCGATGAGGCGGGCGTTGGACCGATGGCGGGCCCGGTGGTCGCCGCAGCCGTGATCTTCGCTCCTGAAACCTTTATCAAGGGCGTACACGACTCCAAACAACTCACGCCGGAGCGGCGCGAAGAGCTTTACGGTCTGATAACCGCGCGCGCGGTCACCTGGGGAATCGGCGTGGCCGAAGCGCTGGAGATCGACCGGCTCAACATCTACTGGGCAACGCGCGAGGCGAGCCTGCGCGCTCTGGCGGCGCTCGGATGCACTCCCGGCCATGTGCTGGTTGACGGACGCGGAATCGCGGATCTTGCGCATCCGCAAACTCCGATCGTCGGCGGCGACCGCAAGAGCTTTTGTATCGCCGCCGCGTCGATTCTGGCCAAGGTGACGCGCGACCGGATGATGTGCGAGTACGACGCGCGCTTCCCGGGCTATGGTTTCGCCCAGCATAAGGGTTACTGCACCCCCGAGCATTTCACGGCGCTGCGCGCGCTCGGGCCCTCGCCGATCCATCGCCGCTCGTTCGCGCCAGTCTTCGCCGCGGCGCAGCTCGCCTTCGACATCCGCGATTTACCATCCTGA
- a CDS encoding helix-turn-helix domain-containing protein translates to MRGVRERSPAGSHVKARIRGEITMAMKLESSRVMTVKELSDYLKVHPSTVYRQLKRGGLPAFKVGSDWRFNIESIDRWRLQQDNFKG, encoded by the coding sequence ATGCGAGGTGTCCGGGAACGCAGCCCGGCAGGGTCACACGTAAAAGCGAGAATAAGGGGAGAGATTACGATGGCGATGAAATTGGAGAGCAGCAGGGTTATGACAGTCAAGGAACTGTCGGACTACCTGAAAGTGCATCCATCGACCGTGTACCGTCAGCTCAAGCGTGGCGGACTGCCGGCGTTCAAGGTTGGCAGCGATTGGCGTTTCAACATCGAATCAATCGATCGCTGGCGTTTGCAGCAGGACAACTTCAAGGGCTAA
- a CDS encoding PH domain-containing protein, producing the protein MRVHPAWWHFVGAIVTCCFFIVAGFACEVATPKARTFGLILMMLGAAGFAQTALRRRFISWSLTSERVIENKGILARHRREMELADVRSVDVERRFMQRAMGLGNIIIASAASADYAIRLYDVPDPEGVAETLRRARLRRLA; encoded by the coding sequence ATGCGGGTGCATCCCGCCTGGTGGCACTTCGTCGGCGCGATCGTCACTTGCTGCTTCTTCATCGTGGCGGGATTCGCCTGCGAGGTCGCAACCCCCAAAGCCCGCACTTTCGGCCTTATTTTGATGATGCTCGGAGCGGCAGGCTTCGCGCAGACCGCGCTCAGGCGGCGTTTCATCTCGTGGAGCCTCACTTCGGAACGGGTGATCGAGAACAAGGGCATCCTGGCGCGCCATCGGCGCGAGATGGAACTGGCCGACGTCCGCTCGGTCGATGTCGAGCGGCGCTTTATGCAGCGCGCGATGGGCCTCGGCAATATCATCATCGCCTCCGCCGCGAGCGCCGACTACGCGATCCGGCTCTACGACGTTCCCGATCCCGAGGGGGTCGCGGAGACGCTGCGGCGCGCGCGCCTCAGACGCCTCGCGTAG
- the lpdA gene encoding dihydrolipoyl dehydrogenase produces MANSRYDLAVIGSGPGGYVAAIRASQLKMRVAVVEREEVGGVCLNWGCIPSKALLNSAETIESIRGAGKEHGIEVGEVKVDFARVIKRSREAADKLSKGVRFLFRKNKIDLFEASASIAGPNSVALAPAAGKPAPAAAAIEAERILIATGSGERLFGGMKLGDGVMTSREALLNDHLPESIVVIGAGAVGLEFAYFYQAFGAKVTVVELEKQMLPGFDAEIAEELRRSFVKRGVTVMLGHRYKSMERKGVRWTVTLDAAGTAKTVEAEAVLIAVGRNPLSPNLGLEKIGVEVERGGFIKVDDSFRTKCPSVYAIGDVIRPPLLAHKASAEGIAAVEIMAGVREPGFDLTSIAGCIYCEPEVATVGLTEAQARERGIEVKVGKFPFRAIGKSVAVNQTEGFVKIIASKEYSEVLGAQIIGHHATDLISEIVLGRTLETTTAEVGRTPHPHPTLSEAIMEAALAAEGEAINF; encoded by the coding sequence TTGGCAAATTCACGATACGACCTCGCGGTAATCGGTTCCGGCCCGGGCGGCTATGTGGCGGCGATTCGCGCGAGCCAGCTCAAGATGCGGGTCGCGGTGGTCGAACGCGAGGAAGTGGGCGGCGTGTGCTTGAACTGGGGCTGCATCCCGTCCAAGGCTCTGCTGAACTCGGCCGAGACGATCGAGTCGATTCGCGGCGCGGGCAAGGAACACGGAATCGAGGTGGGCGAAGTGAAGGTCGATTTCGCCCGCGTCATCAAACGCAGCCGCGAGGCCGCCGACAAGCTCTCCAAGGGGGTGCGCTTCCTCTTTCGCAAGAACAAGATCGACCTGTTCGAGGCCAGCGCGAGCATCGCCGGGCCCAACAGCGTGGCGCTCGCTCCGGCGGCAGGTAAGCCGGCGCCGGCCGCGGCGGCGATCGAGGCCGAGCGCATCCTGATCGCGACCGGATCGGGCGAGCGGCTCTTCGGCGGCATGAAACTCGGCGATGGCGTGATGACCAGCCGCGAGGCGCTGCTGAACGATCATCTGCCCGAAAGCATCGTCGTGATCGGCGCCGGCGCGGTAGGACTGGAATTCGCCTATTTCTACCAGGCCTTCGGCGCCAAGGTCACGGTAGTCGAACTCGAAAAGCAGATGCTGCCCGGATTCGACGCCGAGATCGCCGAGGAGCTGCGCCGCTCCTTCGTCAAGCGCGGAGTCACGGTGATGCTCGGGCACCGGTACAAATCGATGGAGCGCAAGGGCGTGCGATGGACGGTCACGCTCGACGCGGCCGGCACGGCGAAGACCGTCGAGGCCGAAGCGGTGCTGATCGCGGTGGGACGCAATCCGCTAAGCCCGAACCTGGGGCTGGAAAAAATCGGCGTCGAAGTGGAGCGCGGCGGGTTCATCAAGGTTGACGACTCGTTTCGCACCAAATGTCCGAGCGTGTACGCGATCGGCGACGTCATTCGCCCGCCGCTGCTCGCTCACAAGGCCTCGGCCGAGGGCATCGCCGCGGTCGAGATCATGGCCGGTGTGCGCGAGCCCGGCTTCGACCTGACGTCGATCGCCGGATGCATTTATTGCGAGCCCGAAGTCGCCACGGTCGGGCTGACCGAGGCCCAGGCGCGCGAGCGCGGAATAGAGGTCAAGGTCGGGAAATTCCCGTTCCGGGCGATCGGCAAGTCGGTGGCGGTCAATCAGACCGAGGGCTTCGTCAAGATAATCGCCAGCAAGGAATACAGCGAGGTGCTGGGCGCGCAGATTATCGGCCATCACGCGACCGATCTGATCTCCGAAATCGTCCTGGGGCGTACGCTCGAGACGACGACGGCCGAGGTCGGCAGGACGCCGCATCCGCATCCGACACTCTCCGAGGCGATCATGGAAGCGGCGCTGGCGGCGGAGGGCGAGGCGATCAACTTTTGA